Proteins from a single region of Sebastes umbrosus isolate fSebUmb1 chromosome 8, fSebUmb1.pri, whole genome shotgun sequence:
- the LOC119492826 gene encoding STAM-binding protein-like A — protein MMGDHTDTSLQPEERVRTLTKKGSSVEVNEDVPPRRYFRSGMEMIRMANVYAEEGNIEHAFVLYNKYITLFIEKLPKHREYKTANIPEKKDTLKKLKDIAFPQAEILKKALLRRFEQEYAQHLVKQKAEQEAMAQEHSKQQALDAERERVAVMQRRQREQEQFSAFEEMIRRQELEKERQRVLLEFAAPATPSPDMPLLPGIKGPPQASPTPPQSPGDLSGGTNHQYDRPPSTIGTPATAPPTFDRTLKPGSLVSPGNNTTMSDALRQLAVPAELCRSFLRLAEANTSRAVETCGILCGKLTRNAFTVTHVIVPKQSGGPDYCDTENEEELFLIQDQYDLITLGWIHTHPTQTAFLSSVDLHTHCSYQMMLPEAIAIVCSPKFNEIGYFSLTVRGTDEISSCRQKGFHPHSKDPPLFTHAGHVNITDDTVSMMDLR, from the exons ATGATGGGGGACCACACCGACACCAGTCTGCAGCCGGAGGAGCGAGTCCGCACTCTGACCAAGAAGGGAAGTTCGGTGGAGGTTAATGAAGACGTGCCACCACGCCGCTACTTCCGCTCCGGCATGGAGATGATCCGCATGGCTAACGTCTACGCAGAGGAGGGCAACATCGAGCACGCCTTCGTtctttacaataaatatatcac TCTCTTTATAGAAAAACTTCCCAAACATCGGGAGTACAAGACCGCCAACATACCTGAGAAGAAGGACACATTAAAG AAACTGAAGGATATTGCGTTTCCTCAAGCAGAGATTCTGAAAAAAGCTCTTTTGCGGAGATTTGAACAAGAGTATGCACAGCATCTGGTCAAACAG AAAGCGGAACAGGAGGCGATGGCGCAGGAGCATTCCAAGCAGCAAGCGCTGGATGCGGAGCGGGAGCGCGTGGCCGTGATGCAGCGGCGGCAGCGGGAGCAGGAGCAGTTCAGTGCCTTCGAGGAGATGATCCGCCGCCAGGAGCTGGAGAAGGAACGCCAGCGCGTGCTCCTGGAGTTCGCAGCGCCCGCCACGCCTTCCCCCGACATGCCCCTCCTTCCAGGCATCAAGGGGCCACCGCAGgcctcccccacccccccgcAGAGCCCAGGGGACCTGTCTGGCGGCACCAACCACCAATACGATCGCCCTCCTTCAACCATCGGCACACCTGCCACCGCCCCGCCTACCTTCGACCGGACGCTCAAGCCCGGCTCTCTGGTCAGCCCCGGGAACAACA CTACGATGTCGGATGCCCTTCGGCAGTTGGCTGTTCCCGCTGAGCTGTGCCGGAGCTTTCTGAGGCTGGCCGAGGCCAACACGAGCCGAGCTGTAGAAACGTGTGGCATCCTGTGTGGCAAACTG ACCAGAAATGCATTCACCGTGACCCACGTCATCGTACCAAAGCAGAGCGGCGGACCGGACTATTGCGACACAGAAAATGAGGAGGAACTCTTCCTCATACAGGACCAGTACGATCTCATCACGCTGGGCTGGATACAT ACTCACCCCACACAGACGGCCTTCCTGTCCAGCGTCGACCTCCACACACACTGCTCCTACCAGATGATGTTGCCAGAAGCCATCGCTATCGTCTGCTCGCCTAAGTTTAACGA AATCGGCTACTTCAGTTTGACAGTTCGAGGAACAGATGAGATCTCCTCATGTAGACAGAAAGGCTTTCACCCTCACAGCAAAGACCCCCCTCTATTTACA CACGCGGGACATGTCAACATCACCGACGACACTGTGTCCATGATGGATTTGcggtga